The Paraburkholderia sp. PREW-6R genomic interval GGTTGGCAGACAGGGCACATCTGACGCGCAACGACTATGCCCGGCTCGCTTCATACATGGGGAATGACGCTCACGCGAGCGCCTGTCTGATTTCTCTACCGACACGCTGCAACGCGTTGAACGCGCGATACCTTGCGTCGTGCAATGCCGCGATGTCGCCGCTGGCCGGCTCGTACGTCCGGCTAATCTGCGACATGCCGACCATCGCCGAGCGCACGTCGCCAAAGTGGCCGCCGGCCACTGCGCCCAGCATGGCGGCTCCCAGTAAAACCGGTTCTTCCGCCTGCGTAGCGAGAACCGGCTTTCCCGTTGTATCCGCAAGCAGTTGCCTCACGAGATCGAGACGCCCCGCGCCGCCGCTGATGACCACCCGCTCGATTGGCGCGCCCGCGCTCGCCTGCGCTTCGATGATCTGGCGAAGGCCGTAGCCGATACTGCTGAGCCCGGCGATGTAAATGGCGATCAGGCTGTTCAGGTCGTCGTCCATGCCGAGCCCCGCGATGATGGCGCGGGCGTGAGGATCGGCAAATGGTGCGCGGTTTCCCAGAAATTCCGGAACGACGTGCAACCCCTCGGCGAGCTTCACTGTCTCCGACAAGCCGCCGGCCTCCTGCACAGCCAGCCCGGCAAGCAGGCCCGGCAACGATTGCCCGGCCTGCTGCGCCTGTTGTCGGGCCACGGCCGCCGCCGGATGCATGGCCAGCAGCCGCTCGATTGCGGCTCCCGCGACGGACTGCCCGCCTTCGTTCAACCACGCGTGCGGCACCATCGCCGAGAAGTACGGACCCCACACGCCTGGCACGAACACCGGACTGCGGGTCGTGGTCATCGTGCACGACGACGTACCGAACACATATCCCAGGTTCGACTCGGACTGTCCGTCGGCGCCGACCGTGCCGATGCCGCCGGCATGGGCATCGATCACGCCCGTCGCGACCGGCGTACCGGCCCGCAGGCCGAGTTCGGCGGCGGCGTCTGCCGTCAGGCCGGCGCCGAGCGGCGTACCCGCATCCACGACGCGCTGGCCGATGCGCGCAAAGCCTTCGTCGGCCAGCACGCCGA includes:
- a CDS encoding FGGY-family carbohydrate kinase, giving the protein MTSDKRDPSAADGARYVIGVDVGTGSARAGIFDLAGRMVSSAKRDITLFHASGSIVEQSSGEIWNAVCDSVKDALAQASVSPGLIAGIGFDATCSLVVLGAGGHSLPVGPSGDAQRDIIVWMDHRAVEQAERINATGHDVLKFVGGKISPEMETPKLLWLLENRPDVFAAAWQFFDLTDFLTWRATGDLSRSTCTVTCKWTYLAHERRWDESYFRTVGLGVLADEGFARIGQRVVDAGTPLGAGLTADAAAELGLRAGTPVATGVIDAHAGGIGTVGADGQSESNLGYVFGTSSCTMTTTRSPVFVPGVWGPYFSAMVPHAWLNEGGQSVAGAAIERLLAMHPAAAVARQQAQQAGQSLPGLLAGLAVQEAGGLSETVKLAEGLHVVPEFLGNRAPFADPHARAIIAGLGMDDDLNSLIAIYIAGLSSIGYGLRQIIEAQASAGAPIERVVISGGAGRLDLVRQLLADTTGKPVLATQAEEPVLLGAAMLGAVAGGHFGDVRSAMVGMSQISRTYEPASGDIAALHDARYRAFNALQRVGREIRQALA